AACTGGCTGATGAAATTGCCGATTATTTAAGAAGCTTAGGGTAGCACCCTGCTACTCTGAGTTCTGGAGATATTTAGTGCCTTTAATACGGAAAAACTCTGATTAGCATAGATATTCAAATCAATACATTGGGAGGGTAATTTTGTGCAATTCATTAAATTTATTCTCGATTTAGGGCCAACGGTAATGATGCCGATTATTATCATGTTGTTAGGTTTGCTTTTTCGTCAGGGATTTCCCAAAGCGTTTCGTTCCGGATTAACTATTGGTATTGGCTTTGCCGGTATCTTTTTGGTTATCGGCATGCTAACCAGCAACCTGTCTCCGGCTACGCAGGCCATGGTTACAAACTGGGGACTTCATCTGGATGTTATGGATGTGGGCTGGCCGATTGCCGCAGCCATTAGCTTTGGTACACCTATTGTTCCGGCCGTCTTCGCTTTAGGTCTTTTTATTAATGTGATTATGCTGGCAATGAACTGGACTAAAACTATGGATATCGACTTATGGAACTACTGGCACTTTATCTATGCCGGAGCTCTGGTTATGTATTTGACGAATAATGCCATTATGGGGATTATCGCATCAGGCATTACGATTATTATCATTCTTAAACTGGCTGACTGGACACAGCCTTATCTGGTAAAAGTCTTTGACATGCCGGGGATTTCCCTGCCTCATACCGAGTCGGTCTCCTGGGCGCCTGTGGGTATCTTTCTAAACAGCCTCATTGATAAAATTCCCGGTATTAATAAAATTGATATCAATCCTGTGAAAATTCAGGAACGGTTTGGTGTTTTTGGTGAACCTATGTTGATAGGGTTGGTACTTGGTGCATTTATCGGTTCGTTAGCCGGGTATGATATAAAAGGTATTGTTCAACTAAGTGTAAATATGGCGGCTGTTCTGTTCCTAATGCCCCGTATGGTGCGGATTTTGATGGAAGGTTTGCTGCCTCTATCGGAAAGCGGACGCGAATATTTAAATAAGCGTTTTCCGGGAAAAGAAGTATTTATTGGTTTGGATGCGGCTGTCGTTATCGGCCATCCTTCGGTTATGGCGGTTTGTTTGCTGATGATTCCGATTACGCTGTTATTGGCGGCTGTACTTCCCGGCAACCGGATTTTACCGTTTACCGACTTGGCCGGTTTGCCGTTCTGCCTCTTATGGGCCGTGGCGCCTACCAAAGGAAATGTGTTCCGTGGTCTGATTATCAGTACCATTTTGATGGTAGCTATCCTTTATATTGCCACTGATCTGGCACCGGTTACCACGTTAATGGCCAAAGGAGTTAACTTCCCGTTCCCGGAAGGAACAGCAGCTATTTCCTCACTTGACGGTGGTGCCCATCTGATTCCATACATTCTGTATAAAATCGTCGAACTGTTTCATTAATAGCAAATCCCTATAATTTAATATAATTATACCTCCAGGATCCGGCGGAAAGAGTATGCGTGCTACATACTTCTTCTGCCGGTCTTACTATAGAGGCGGTATGATATCTGGAGTTTTGTTGTTGCGATAATTCCAGAAGATGCTTACTGAAATACATGGATGTTTTATTAAATACATGGTACAATAAAATCGAATTTGTTAACTGTTTTTGTTATACCTATTGACACGCGAGTGCAGGTAAAAGCAGTGCTTGGTCTGAGCGGATTCCAGGTAAGCACTGATTAAATGAGCTATCGGCCTGGCGAGAGATTTTTTCGACTGGCAAGGAAGCAAAACCGCAGGAATAGTACTGCTATTTCAAGGTTTTGCTGACGCAGTCAGACGGAAAAAGATCTGTCAGAATGCACAGCGCGAATTAAGCAGTGCTTACCTAGACAACAAGCATGATAATGGGAGGTTGCTTATGATTTATGAAATGATGCGGGCCATGGCCGGACCGTATGTTTGCAGTTTGGCAGACGTGTATATTGCTCACCAGGATATTTTGAATACCTTTGTGGTTGGTGGCGG
The Propionispora hippei DSM 15287 genome window above contains:
- a CDS encoding PTS galactitol transporter subunit IIC, translated to MQFIKFILDLGPTVMMPIIIMLLGLLFRQGFPKAFRSGLTIGIGFAGIFLVIGMLTSNLSPATQAMVTNWGLHLDVMDVGWPIAAAISFGTPIVPAVFALGLFINVIMLAMNWTKTMDIDLWNYWHFIYAGALVMYLTNNAIMGIIASGITIIIILKLADWTQPYLVKVFDMPGISLPHTESVSWAPVGIFLNSLIDKIPGINKIDINPVKIQERFGVFGEPMLIGLVLGAFIGSLAGYDIKGIVQLSVNMAAVLFLMPRMVRILMEGLLPLSESGREYLNKRFPGKEVFIGLDAAVVIGHPSVMAVCLLMIPITLLLAAVLPGNRILPFTDLAGLPFCLLWAVAPTKGNVFRGLIISTILMVAILYIATDLAPVTTLMAKGVNFPFPEGTAAISSLDGGAHLIPYILYKIVELFH